One window from the genome of Rubinisphaera margarita encodes:
- a CDS encoding efflux RND transporter permease subunit gives MALIEAFIRNPIKVIVGVLLTALFGFVALSRMPMQLTPEVNRPTITVETSWPGASPQEIEREIVVEQEEYLKSVEGIVRLLSESTDSKGTITLEFQVGTNMDEALLKVNSRLQQVPDYPEDADQPVISTSNSSDSPIAWFIFSVRQPADEDLVAFQQKHPELSEGIQRVRDSHNVGLAMLRLRQLAEQHPEVNELLPPEDLDVTKLRRFAEDEIEARFERVPGVSQSNVIGGLEEELQVIVDPEKLASRSLTILDIRRVLRGQNADISAGDFWEGKRRYVVRTLSQFRSVEDVEKQLLAVRDGAPVYVRDVAEVQLGYKKPDGLVRRFGESSIAINCIRETGANVLDIMDGLREVRADLDENLLKPRGLQLIQVYDETEYIYSSMNLVQQNIFVGGALTMVVLMLFLHLNRRTLMMAPFILVSALAAAYLDPWFFAITMSLILLAGFWYARGALIVGLAIPTSIIGTFLVLGSLGRSLNVISLAGLAFAVGMLVDNAVVVLENIFRHAQMGKSRFEAAKIGTYEVWGAVVASTLTTIAVFLPVVFVQEEAGQLFRDIALAISSAVGLSLIVSVTLISTSAARLLKQQEEGDKNAALLEEPEKTTGVVGLINRGGNLFTQVIVGFNRWLLSSKLLRLAMILLIVGASVFGSWLLWPKVDYLPNGNRNLVFGILLPPPGYNHEELMRMGKTVETALRPYWDVDPDSPEAELLPFPAIGDFFFVARGRMVFMGIRAHDPLRAAELIPLIQKTGMGIPGTFAVAKQSSLFEQGLTAGRTIEVDIIGPDLEKLIPFGGQVLGQTMELIPSVQARPIPSLDLSSPEIHLNPRLMQAAELGLTSEDIGYTTNALIDGAYAGDYFLGGDKIDLTIIGEERNIQATQDVAALPVATPTGELVPLSTVADVVMSSGPEQVNHRERQRAITIEVSPPPEMALEDAMNIIETKIVQPMYDSGQLGDGYRINLSGTADRLRETWISLRFNVALALLITYLLMAALFESWLYPFVIILAVPLGAVGGILGLNLLNLFVFQALDVLTMLGFVILIGTVVNNPILIVHQALELIRTENMSPAAAILESVRTRVRPIFMTTTTTVLGLLPLVLFPGAGSELYRGLGSVVLGGLIVSTFVTLILVPMLFSLTLEARQALVGFLYGKKTPPPSREPERELVEMT, from the coding sequence ATGGCGCTGATTGAAGCTTTTATCCGCAACCCGATCAAAGTGATCGTGGGTGTTCTGCTGACGGCTCTGTTCGGCTTCGTCGCCCTCTCCCGGATGCCGATGCAGCTGACCCCGGAAGTGAATCGTCCCACAATCACCGTAGAAACGAGCTGGCCGGGAGCCAGTCCGCAGGAGATCGAACGGGAAATCGTCGTCGAGCAGGAAGAGTACCTCAAGAGCGTCGAAGGCATCGTCCGGCTGCTCTCTGAAAGTACCGACTCGAAAGGAACGATCACGCTCGAGTTCCAGGTCGGCACGAACATGGACGAAGCTCTGCTCAAGGTCAACTCGCGTCTGCAGCAGGTCCCCGACTATCCCGAAGACGCCGACCAGCCGGTCATCAGCACGTCGAACTCGTCCGACAGCCCGATCGCCTGGTTCATTTTCAGCGTCCGTCAGCCAGCCGATGAAGATCTCGTCGCGTTCCAGCAGAAGCATCCGGAACTGAGCGAAGGGATCCAGCGGGTTCGCGATTCCCACAACGTCGGCCTGGCCATGCTGCGGCTGCGTCAGCTGGCCGAGCAGCATCCGGAAGTCAACGAGCTTCTCCCGCCCGAAGATCTCGACGTCACGAAGCTGCGCCGGTTCGCCGAAGACGAAATCGAAGCCCGCTTCGAGCGTGTGCCCGGTGTCTCCCAGTCGAACGTGATCGGCGGTCTCGAAGAAGAGCTGCAGGTTATTGTCGATCCGGAGAAGCTGGCTTCAAGAAGCCTGACCATCCTCGATATCCGCCGGGTCCTCCGCGGCCAGAACGCCGACATCTCGGCTGGGGATTTCTGGGAAGGCAAACGTCGCTATGTCGTGCGGACGCTCAGTCAGTTCCGCAGCGTGGAAGACGTCGAGAAGCAGCTGCTGGCCGTGCGGGATGGGGCTCCGGTTTACGTTCGCGATGTGGCCGAGGTGCAGCTCGGTTACAAGAAGCCGGATGGACTGGTCCGTCGTTTCGGCGAATCGAGTATCGCCATCAACTGTATTCGCGAAACGGGCGCCAACGTGCTCGACATCATGGACGGCCTGCGGGAAGTGCGAGCCGATCTCGATGAGAACCTGCTCAAACCACGCGGTCTGCAGCTGATTCAGGTGTACGATGAAACCGAGTACATCTACTCCTCCATGAATCTCGTCCAGCAGAACATTTTCGTCGGGGGAGCCCTGACGATGGTGGTGCTGATGCTGTTCCTGCATCTCAACCGCCGCACCCTGATGATGGCTCCCTTCATCCTCGTGAGTGCTCTGGCCGCCGCTTACCTCGATCCGTGGTTCTTTGCGATCACGATGTCGCTGATTCTTCTAGCCGGCTTCTGGTACGCCCGGGGAGCCCTGATCGTCGGACTGGCGATTCCGACCAGTATCATCGGCACCTTCCTCGTACTCGGCTCGCTGGGACGTTCGCTGAACGTGATCAGCCTGGCCGGTCTGGCGTTTGCCGTGGGAATGCTGGTCGATAATGCCGTGGTGGTGCTGGAGAACATTTTTCGGCACGCCCAGATGGGAAAGAGCCGCTTCGAAGCCGCCAAGATCGGCACCTACGAAGTGTGGGGAGCCGTGGTCGCTTCCACGCTGACAACCATTGCCGTGTTCCTGCCGGTTGTCTTCGTGCAGGAAGAAGCCGGACAGCTGTTCCGCGATATCGCGCTGGCAATCAGTTCGGCTGTGGGGCTGTCTCTCATTGTTTCGGTGACGTTGATTTCGACCTCCGCCGCCCGCCTGCTCAAGCAGCAGGAAGAAGGCGACAAGAACGCCGCTCTGCTGGAAGAGCCGGAAAAGACGACCGGCGTGGTTGGACTCATCAATCGCGGCGGAAACCTCTTCACGCAAGTGATCGTCGGCTTCAACCGCTGGCTGCTGAGCAGCAAGCTCCTGCGACTGGCCATGATTCTGCTCATCGTCGGAGCTTCGGTCTTCGGCAGCTGGCTGCTCTGGCCAAAGGTCGATTATCTCCCGAACGGAAATCGCAACCTCGTCTTCGGCATCCTGCTTCCTCCGCCCGGCTACAACCACGAAGAACTGATGCGGATGGGCAAGACCGTCGAGACGGCCCTGCGACCTTACTGGGACGTCGATCCCGACAGCCCGGAAGCCGAGCTGCTCCCCTTCCCCGCCATTGGTGACTTCTTCTTCGTGGCCCGGGGCCGCATGGTCTTCATGGGAATCCGTGCCCACGATCCGTTGCGAGCAGCCGAGTTGATCCCGCTGATTCAGAAAACCGGAATGGGAATTCCCGGCACCTTTGCCGTGGCGAAGCAGTCGAGCCTGTTCGAACAGGGGCTGACCGCCGGCCGGACAATTGAAGTCGATATCATTGGCCCCGATCTGGAGAAACTGATTCCCTTTGGCGGACAGGTTCTGGGGCAGACCATGGAATTGATTCCATCCGTTCAGGCCCGGCCGATTCCCAGCCTCGATTTGTCCAGCCCGGAGATTCATCTGAACCCACGGCTGATGCAGGCCGCGGAACTGGGGCTGACCAGTGAAGATATCGGCTACACCACGAATGCTCTGATAGATGGCGCCTACGCGGGCGACTACTTCCTGGGCGGCGACAAGATCGACCTGACCATCATCGGCGAGGAGCGGAATATTCAGGCGACCCAGGATGTTGCTGCTCTCCCGGTCGCGACTCCCACCGGCGAGCTCGTGCCCCTGTCGACCGTGGCCGATGTCGTGATGAGTAGCGGGCCGGAACAGGTCAACCACCGGGAACGTCAACGGGCGATTACGATCGAAGTCTCTCCGCCGCCCGAGATGGCCCTCGAAGACGCGATGAACATCATCGAAACCAAGATCGTGCAGCCGATGTACGACTCCGGACAACTGGGCGACGGTTATCGCATCAACCTGAGTGGAACGGCCGACCGATTGCGGGAAACGTGGATTTCGCTGCGGTTCAATGTGGCGCTCGCCCTGCTCATCACCTACCTGTTGATGGCCGCTCTGTTCGAGTCGTGGCTCTATCCGTTCGTGATTATTCTTGCCGTTCCGCTGGGAGCGGTCGGTGGAATTCTCGGCTTGAACCTGCTGAATCTGTTTGTCTTCCAGGCCCTCGATGTCCTGACGATGCTCGGCTTCGTCATCCTGATCGGAACGGTGGTCAATAACCCCATTCTGATTGTGCACCAGGCGCTGGAGTTGATCCGTACGGAGAACATGAGCCCGGCTGCCGCGATTCTCGAATCGGTCCGCACCCGTGTCCGTCCGATCTTCATGACCACGACAACGACGGTCCTCGGCCTGTTGCCACTGGTCCTCTTCCCGGGAGCAGGCAGCGAACTTTATCGCGGACTGGGCAGCGTCGTTCTCGGCGGCCTGATCGTCTCGACCTTCGTCACGCTGATCCTCGTGCCAATGCTCTTCAGCCTCACCCTCGAAGCCCGCCAGGCTCTCGTCGGCTTCCTCTACGGAAAGAAGACGCCACCCCCCAGCCGCGAACCAGAACGCGAACTCGTCGAGATGACGTAG
- a CDS encoding PSD1 and planctomycete cytochrome C domain-containing protein, which yields MAFCRPDLRASFSLLPVVLMLVMVVEVQAAEERAVDFANDVRPVLARRCYACHGPTVQEADLALHDYESATSETESGVRPIIPGDAENSEIIYRVTETDPDLRMPPPEQEPLTEDEVRILRTWIEQGAEYNQHWAFQPLAKVSPPSKSDHPIDAFINAKLNDASIEPAPPADRATLIRRLYYDLTGLPPTPEDVDAFVNDPAPDAYEKRVDELLASPQYGERWARHWLDVVRYAETNSFERDNAKPNAWKYRDYVIDAFNSDKPYDQFLREQLAGDELDEVTRETLIAAGFYRLGIWDDEPADPLLARYDELDSIITTISQGMLGLTVNCARCHDHKIDPISQADYYSMLAFLDELTPYGTRRNPDEYSQVDVSTAALRAKYAENERQLRELRDKMHTIEQEGIVKMSAEDQRATEGNRRQNVLAKKLEQHLDSSRWAEYQELKAREKELIEEQKQLPPRETVMSIAQVRKDVEPTRIMLRGNPHVPGDVVQPAFPDLFGDGAPEAFSVSSPSGSSGKRRALAEWMTDEDNMLTARVMANRIWQHHFGRGIVRTPNNFGLLGTPPTHPELLNWLAQTFMEGGWKMKPLHRLIVTSDAYRRSSEHVEASWQADPNNDLFWRFDLRRLSAEEIRDSALAVTGGLNLKMHGPSFYPELSQEVLSTQSKPGYGWGKSSEDEQNRRSIYIFIKRSLIPPELASFDFPDTDVTCEARFITIQPAQALAMINGEFLNELADDFAARLRKEAGKDVSAQVSRGLQLVTTREPEQQDIAEGLQLIEELKTEHGLSEEDALKYFCLYALNLNEFLFVD from the coding sequence ATGGCTTTCTGCCGACCTGACCTGCGCGCATCCTTCTCTCTGCTGCCTGTCGTCCTCATGCTGGTCATGGTGGTTGAGGTCCAGGCAGCCGAAGAACGCGCGGTCGACTTCGCGAACGATGTCCGCCCCGTGCTCGCCCGTCGCTGCTACGCCTGCCACGGTCCGACCGTTCAGGAAGCCGATCTGGCGCTACACGACTACGAATCGGCGACTTCGGAAACGGAATCAGGCGTCCGGCCGATCATTCCGGGGGATGCTGAGAACAGTGAAATCATCTACCGGGTGACGGAAACCGATCCTGACCTGCGGATGCCGCCCCCGGAGCAGGAGCCACTGACCGAGGACGAAGTTCGGATCCTCCGCACGTGGATCGAACAGGGAGCCGAGTACAATCAGCACTGGGCCTTTCAGCCGCTCGCCAAAGTGTCGCCGCCATCAAAGAGCGACCATCCGATCGATGCATTCATTAATGCCAAACTGAATGACGCCAGCATTGAGCCGGCTCCTCCGGCCGATCGCGCGACGCTGATCCGCCGCCTCTATTACGATCTCACCGGCCTGCCGCCGACACCGGAGGACGTGGACGCCTTCGTGAACGATCCAGCTCCCGATGCCTACGAGAAACGGGTCGACGAGCTGCTGGCTTCCCCGCAGTATGGCGAACGCTGGGCTCGGCACTGGCTCGATGTCGTCCGTTATGCGGAGACCAACAGCTTTGAACGCGACAATGCCAAGCCGAACGCCTGGAAGTACCGCGATTATGTCATCGACGCATTCAACAGCGACAAGCCCTACGATCAATTCTTGCGCGAACAGTTGGCCGGCGACGAGCTGGACGAAGTGACGCGCGAGACGCTGATCGCCGCCGGCTTCTATCGTCTCGGCATCTGGGATGACGAACCGGCCGATCCGCTGCTGGCCCGGTATGACGAACTCGACAGCATCATCACGACTATCAGCCAGGGAATGCTCGGGCTGACGGTGAACTGTGCCCGCTGTCATGATCACAAGATCGATCCGATTTCTCAGGCCGACTATTACAGCATGCTCGCTTTTCTCGACGAGCTGACACCTTACGGCACCCGCCGAAATCCCGACGAATACAGCCAGGTCGACGTTTCGACCGCTGCGTTGCGTGCGAAGTACGCGGAGAACGAGCGGCAGCTGCGCGAGTTGCGGGACAAGATGCATACGATCGAACAGGAAGGCATCGTGAAGATGTCGGCCGAAGATCAGCGGGCGACCGAGGGGAACCGTCGGCAGAACGTCCTCGCAAAGAAGTTGGAACAGCACCTCGACAGCTCACGATGGGCCGAATATCAGGAGTTGAAGGCTCGTGAGAAAGAGTTGATCGAGGAGCAGAAACAGTTGCCGCCCCGTGAGACGGTGATGTCGATCGCTCAGGTTCGCAAAGACGTCGAGCCGACCCGCATTATGCTGCGGGGAAATCCGCACGTGCCGGGCGATGTCGTTCAGCCGGCGTTCCCGGACCTGTTCGGCGACGGGGCTCCTGAAGCCTTCAGTGTCAGTTCGCCGTCCGGCTCCAGCGGGAAGCGACGCGCTCTGGCGGAATGGATGACCGATGAAGACAACATGCTGACGGCCCGCGTGATGGCCAATCGCATCTGGCAGCATCACTTCGGCCGCGGCATCGTGCGGACGCCGAACAACTTCGGACTGCTCGGGACTCCTCCGACGCATCCCGAGCTCCTGAACTGGCTGGCCCAGACCTTCATGGAGGGCGGCTGGAAAATGAAACCGCTGCATCGACTGATCGTCACCTCCGATGCCTATCGGCGGTCGTCCGAGCATGTCGAAGCGAGCTGGCAGGCCGATCCGAACAACGATCTGTTCTGGCGGTTCGATCTTCGTCGTCTCAGTGCCGAAGAGATCCGCGATTCGGCGCTCGCCGTGACCGGCGGTCTCAATCTCAAGATGCACGGCCCGAGTTTCTATCCGGAACTCTCGCAGGAAGTCCTCTCGACGCAGTCGAAGCCAGGCTACGGCTGGGGCAAGTCTTCTGAAGACGAACAAAACCGGCGGAGCATCTACATCTTCATCAAACGGTCGCTCATTCCGCCGGAACTGGCGAGCTTCGATTTCCCCGATACCGACGTCACCTGCGAAGCCCGGTTTATTACCATCCAGCCGGCTCAGGCTCTGGCGATGATCAACGGAGAATTCCTTAACGAACTGGCGGACGACTTTGCCGCTCGACTCCGAAAGGAAGCGGGGAAGGATGTCTCTGCTCAGGTCTCACGCGGACTGCAACTGGTCACGACGCGCGAGCCGGAGCAACAGGATATCGCGGAAGGACTGCAGCTGATCGAAGAACTGAAAACCGAACACGGCCTCTCTGAAGAGGACGCCTTGAAATACTTCTGCCTGTATGCGTTGAACCTCAACGAGTTTCTGTTCGTCGATTAA
- the tig gene encoding trigger factor, whose translation MAEDVAVAEENAGLNLKVDIKDVGPCKKHISVTVSEADIQQLREETVADLSRGTAVPGFRAGKVPEKLLAKRFRKEISDQLKQKLLLQSLEQVSEEHDLDPINEPELDVENLEVPESGDFDYEFEVEVRPVFELPEYSNVTIRRPVREISEEDVAQARERYLAGFGQVVPYDGAVEAGDYVVCNVEFTHNGEVIREFDEITLRVRPKLSFWDAEVDGFEELMVGAKADDVREIDLKISREATDVEMRDETVHAKFTVLDVKRMELPELDDAMLERIGAESKEKLDELLKDSLTRQVSYEQRQKTREQVLEKITESASWDLPEGLVRKHVDNALRREILEMQQAGFSRQQIMARENQLRQQSLSVTQQALKEHFVLDRIGTKEDIECTNEDISMEITYMAMQQGESPRKLRARLIKSGMIENLEAQIRERKAVDFILSKATFEDEPMESFLDESVETVNRSITSNINDVPQDVEGGEDE comes from the coding sequence GTGGCGGAAGACGTAGCAGTAGCTGAAGAGAACGCTGGGCTGAACCTGAAGGTCGACATCAAGGACGTAGGGCCCTGCAAGAAACATATTTCTGTCACGGTTTCTGAAGCTGATATTCAGCAATTGCGTGAAGAAACGGTTGCAGATCTGAGCCGCGGCACCGCTGTGCCTGGTTTCCGTGCCGGAAAGGTTCCCGAGAAGCTGCTCGCGAAGCGTTTCCGCAAGGAAATTTCCGATCAGCTGAAGCAGAAGCTGCTCCTGCAGAGTCTGGAGCAGGTTTCGGAAGAGCATGATCTCGATCCGATCAACGAGCCGGAACTCGATGTCGAAAATCTCGAAGTGCCGGAATCCGGTGACTTCGATTACGAATTCGAAGTCGAAGTTCGTCCTGTTTTCGAGCTGCCTGAATACAGCAATGTCACCATTCGTCGCCCGGTCCGTGAGATCAGCGAGGAAGACGTCGCTCAGGCTCGCGAACGATATCTCGCCGGCTTCGGTCAGGTCGTTCCTTACGATGGAGCCGTCGAAGCGGGTGATTACGTCGTCTGCAACGTCGAATTCACGCACAACGGCGAAGTGATCCGCGAGTTTGATGAGATCACCCTTCGCGTACGTCCGAAGCTCAGCTTCTGGGACGCCGAAGTCGATGGCTTTGAAGAACTAATGGTCGGTGCCAAAGCCGACGACGTCCGCGAGATTGATCTGAAGATCTCCCGCGAAGCAACCGACGTCGAAATGCGGGACGAAACCGTCCATGCCAAGTTCACCGTCCTCGATGTCAAACGGATGGAACTTCCGGAACTCGACGACGCCATGCTCGAACGCATTGGTGCCGAAAGCAAAGAAAAGCTGGACGAACTGCTGAAGGATTCGCTGACCCGTCAGGTTTCCTACGAGCAGCGTCAGAAGACCCGCGAGCAGGTGCTGGAAAAGATCACTGAGTCGGCTTCCTGGGATCTTCCGGAAGGTCTGGTTCGCAAGCACGTTGACAACGCTCTGCGTCGCGAAATCCTCGAAATGCAGCAGGCCGGCTTCTCTCGTCAGCAGATCATGGCTCGCGAGAACCAGTTGCGTCAGCAGAGCCTCTCGGTCACTCAGCAGGCTCTGAAGGAACACTTCGTTCTGGATCGCATCGGGACCAAAGAAGACATCGAGTGCACCAACGAAGACATCTCGATGGAAATCACCTACATGGCCATGCAGCAGGGTGAAAGCCCGCGTAAGCTGCGTGCCCGCCTGATCAAGTCGGGAATGATCGAGAATCTCGAAGCTCAGATTCGTGAGCGTAAGGCCGTCGACTTCATTCTGTCGAAGGCGACCTTCGAAGACGAACCGATGGAAAGCTTCCTCGACGAAAGCGTCGAGACGGTCAACCGGTCAATCACGTCGAACATCAACGATGTTCCCCAGGATGTCGAAGGCGGCGAAGACGAGTAG
- the thrS gene encoding threonine--tRNA ligase, with translation MIKITLPDGTTQEHSDQTTSLDIARGISERLANDVIAAEINGTIVDAARPIAELVKDPDQISFRLLTTRDPESLGVLRHSCAHIMARAVMRLFPGTGLAFGPTTGHGYYYDFDVEQRISEEDFPRIEAEMQQIIKEGESFERFELSPEEAVQLCEEMNQELKVEHVKTGLADHGSLSFYRQGEFVDLCRGPHIPRAGKIKAFKLLSIAGSFWKGDKDNKSLQRLYGTAWFSKQDQDNYLEQVEEAKRRDHRVLGKKLGLFHIDPKVGQGLCLWLPKGATIRALLEEFIKKELIDRGYDPVYSPHIGRVELYETSGHFPYYRDSQFAPIFGHDAGRIIDFCIRKLQDDELSPESEAALLQAAEIMGYEQQDYKRASTKDEKIAALRKWEKAQERYLLKPMNCPHHCEIYKSQPRSYRDLPVRLAEFGTVYRHEQTGELNGMLRVRGLTQDDAHLFCTAEQVEDEFRNTLQLVQFVLKSVGLDDYRVQLSLRDPKSDKYVGSEENWQQAEASLRNVLLESGLRFEACEGEAAFYGPKADFMVRDAIGREWQLGTVQLDYNLPERFELEYTGADNKPHRPVMIHRAPFGSLERFVGMLIEHFAGAFPLWLAPEQIRVLPVTDKTSDYAQEVVAELKKAGFRVSADLRSAKVNAKIRDAQLELIPYMLVVGPKEQEQRSVSIRDRIESKDIGMLPLDEAIAKFQQEVREKTIRQQFKSTFQAMEASADEDNEY, from the coding sequence ATGATCAAGATCACTCTTCCGGATGGGACTACTCAGGAGCACAGCGATCAGACCACATCACTGGACATCGCCCGCGGAATTTCTGAGCGGCTGGCCAATGATGTGATCGCAGCCGAGATCAATGGAACGATTGTCGACGCCGCCCGGCCGATCGCCGAACTCGTCAAAGATCCCGATCAGATTTCGTTCCGTCTGCTGACGACTCGCGATCCGGAATCGCTCGGCGTGCTGCGGCATTCCTGTGCTCACATCATGGCGCGAGCGGTGATGCGTCTCTTCCCGGGCACTGGTCTCGCTTTCGGCCCGACCACCGGCCACGGGTACTACTACGACTTCGACGTCGAGCAGCGAATTAGCGAAGAAGACTTTCCTCGCATCGAAGCCGAGATGCAGCAGATCATCAAGGAAGGGGAGTCCTTCGAGCGATTCGAACTCTCCCCCGAAGAAGCCGTCCAGCTTTGCGAAGAGATGAATCAGGAGCTGAAAGTCGAGCACGTGAAGACCGGCCTGGCCGATCACGGTTCGCTCAGCTTTTATCGCCAGGGCGAATTCGTCGATCTCTGTCGCGGCCCGCACATTCCACGAGCCGGCAAGATCAAGGCCTTCAAGCTGCTGTCGATCGCCGGTTCTTTCTGGAAGGGCGATAAGGACAACAAATCCCTGCAGCGGCTGTACGGAACCGCCTGGTTCAGCAAGCAGGATCAGGACAACTATCTGGAACAGGTCGAGGAGGCCAAGCGACGCGATCACCGCGTACTCGGCAAGAAGCTCGGGCTGTTCCACATCGATCCCAAAGTGGGACAGGGGCTCTGCCTGTGGCTGCCGAAAGGGGCGACCATTCGCGCGCTTCTTGAAGAGTTCATCAAGAAGGAACTGATCGACCGCGGTTACGATCCGGTTTACTCGCCGCACATCGGACGTGTCGAACTCTACGAAACCAGCGGCCACTTCCCCTATTATCGCGATTCGCAGTTTGCTCCGATCTTCGGTCACGACGCCGGCCGGATTATCGATTTCTGCATTCGTAAGCTGCAGGACGATGAACTCTCGCCGGAGAGCGAAGCGGCTCTGCTGCAGGCGGCCGAGATCATGGGCTACGAGCAGCAGGACTACAAACGGGCCTCCACGAAAGATGAGAAGATCGCCGCCCTGCGGAAGTGGGAGAAGGCTCAGGAGCGGTATCTGCTCAAGCCGATGAACTGTCCGCATCACTGCGAGATCTACAAGTCGCAGCCACGCAGCTATCGTGATCTCCCCGTGCGTCTGGCCGAGTTCGGCACCGTCTATCGCCACGAGCAGACCGGCGAGCTGAACGGGATGCTCCGCGTTCGTGGTCTCACTCAGGACGACGCCCATCTGTTCTGCACTGCCGAGCAGGTCGAAGACGAATTCCGCAATACCCTGCAGCTCGTCCAGTTCGTGCTGAAGAGTGTCGGCCTCGATGATTACCGCGTGCAGCTGTCGCTGCGGGATCCGAAGAGCGACAAGTACGTCGGCTCGGAAGAGAACTGGCAGCAGGCTGAAGCGAGTCTCCGTAATGTGCTCCTGGAATCGGGGCTGCGGTTCGAAGCCTGCGAAGGAGAAGCCGCGTTCTACGGACCGAAGGCCGACTTCATGGTTCGTGACGCGATCGGCCGCGAATGGCAGCTGGGAACCGTTCAGCTCGACTACAACCTGCCGGAACGCTTCGAACTCGAATACACCGGAGCCGACAACAAGCCGCATCGCCCGGTGATGATTCACCGCGCTCCGTTCGGATCACTCGAGCGATTCGTCGGCATGCTGATCGAGCATTTCGCCGGAGCGTTTCCACTCTGGCTGGCCCCGGAACAGATTCGCGTGCTTCCGGTGACCGACAAGACTTCGGATTACGCTCAGGAAGTGGTCGCCGAACTGAAGAAAGCTGGCTTCCGCGTCTCGGCTGATCTTCGCTCCGCCAAAGTCAACGCAAAGATTCGCGATGCTCAGCTGGAATTGATACCGTATATGCTGGTCGTCGGCCCGAAGGAGCAGGAACAGCGATCCGTGTCGATTCGAGACCGAATCGAGTCGAAAGACATCGGCATGCTCCCGCTCGATGAGGCGATCGCGAAGTTCCAGCAGGAAGTCCGCGAGAAGACGATCCGCCAGCAGTTCAAGAGCACCTTCCAGGCGATGGAAGCCTCGGCTGACGAGGACAACGAGTACTGA
- a CDS encoding DUF1501 domain-containing protein yields MSNSRNFCGRTRREFVWEAGAGFGSVALASLLGEDGFFGKSANAAENVPNQGPHHTPKAKNVIFLFMYGGPSHIDTFDYKPSMNGMDGKTVAVKTFGRGGHKNEGRIVEPRWKFNQYGECGKWVSDLFPNVAQHVDDIAFLHSLTADSPIHGSAMLMMNSGKILSGSPTLGSWLNYGLGTSNKNLPGYVVMLDPTGGPISGAKNWTSGFMPASYQGTVLNSQGPPILDLNRPDGMPEPVQREILDALNETNSRHLAARPNQSELSARIASYELAYNMQIHAPEAVDFAQESESTQQMYGMDRAETKDFGSKCLLARRLVERGVRFIQVYSGGNHNDANWDAHGDLEKNHNLHAGETDLPIAGLLKDLKQRGLLDSTLVVWGGEFGRQPTAEYANGSGRDHNAYGFTMWMAGGGIKGGISYGKTDELGARAVENELHVKNLHATILHQMGLDPNRLSYFFSGLDQKLVGVEHVEPIHEIIA; encoded by the coding sequence ATGTCGAATTCTCGAAATTTCTGTGGACGAACCCGCCGCGAGTTTGTGTGGGAAGCGGGAGCCGGTTTTGGCTCGGTCGCGCTGGCGTCGCTGCTCGGGGAAGACGGCTTCTTCGGCAAGTCGGCCAATGCTGCCGAGAACGTTCCGAACCAGGGCCCGCATCACACGCCGAAGGCGAAGAACGTCATCTTCCTCTTCATGTATGGCGGTCCGAGTCACATCGACACGTTCGACTACAAGCCATCGATGAACGGGATGGATGGCAAGACCGTCGCCGTGAAGACGTTCGGCCGCGGTGGCCATAAGAACGAAGGCCGGATTGTCGAGCCGCGCTGGAAGTTCAACCAGTACGGCGAGTGCGGCAAGTGGGTCAGCGATCTGTTCCCAAACGTTGCCCAGCATGTCGACGACATCGCGTTTCTGCATTCACTCACAGCCGATTCGCCAATTCACGGTTCGGCCATGCTGATGATGAACTCCGGAAAGATTCTCAGCGGCAGTCCGACACTCGGCTCCTGGCTGAACTACGGGCTCGGGACCAGCAACAAGAATCTGCCTGGTTATGTCGTCATGCTCGACCCGACGGGAGGGCCGATCAGTGGAGCCAAGAACTGGACCAGCGGATTCATGCCGGCCAGCTATCAGGGCACTGTGCTCAACTCGCAGGGGCCGCCCATTCTCGATTTGAATCGACCGGATGGCATGCCTGAACCGGTGCAGCGCGAGATTCTGGATGCGCTCAACGAGACCAACAGCCGGCATCTGGCGGCTCGTCCGAATCAGTCGGAGCTGTCGGCCCGGATCGCGTCCTACGAGCTGGCTTACAACATGCAGATCCATGCTCCCGAAGCGGTCGACTTTGCTCAGGAATCGGAATCGACGCAGCAGATGTACGGCATGGATCGCGCGGAAACGAAAGACTTCGGCAGCAAGTGCCTGCTGGCCCGCCGGCTGGTCGAACGGGGCGTGCGATTCATTCAGGTCTACTCCGGTGGAAATCACAACGACGCCAACTGGGATGCCCATGGCGATCTCGAAAAGAATCACAACCTGCACGCCGGGGAAACGGATCTGCCAATCGCCGGCCTGCTGAAAGACCTCAAGCAGCGTGGACTTCTCGACTCCACGCTCGTCGTCTGGGGCGGTGAATTCGGGCGGCAGCCGACCGCCGAGTACGCCAACGGATCTGGCCGCGACCACAACGCATACGGCTTTACCATGTGGATGGCCGGCGGCGGCATCAAGGGAGGCATCTCCTACGGCAAGACCGACGAACTCGGCGCCCGGGCGGTGGAGAATGAGCTGCACGTGAAGAACCTGCACGCGACGATTCTGCATCAGATGGGGCTCGATCCCAACCGGCTCAGCTACTTCTTCAGCGGGCTCGATCAGAAGCTCGTCGGTGTCGAGCATGTCGAACCGATCCACGAGATCATCGCTTAA